A single region of the Jatrophihabitans sp. GAS493 genome encodes:
- a CDS encoding anti-sigma factor: protein MSDVADSGFDRFADWDAAYVLGALSPQERRDFETHLRGCARCSAAVTELAGMPSLLGRLPADTVPSTDRPSGRPELPPLPDTMLASLIGQVQRTRRRRRRIAVAVGALAVAAAAVAVLVIAPWTPRASAPRPVALDQVVASPVHAQIRLVSEHWGTRVEVMCHYDRPAPPNSAPETDPRAGEVYDYTLRITDRSGHSFSAAWWSERSGESTADPTASVKLPIAQIARVQVLGEDDRVLLQLDR from the coding sequence GTGAGCGACGTAGCTGACAGCGGTTTCGACCGTTTCGCCGATTGGGATGCCGCCTACGTGCTGGGCGCTCTCTCGCCGCAGGAGCGCCGTGACTTCGAGACGCACCTGCGTGGTTGTGCGCGCTGCTCGGCCGCGGTCACCGAGTTGGCCGGTATGCCCAGCCTGCTGGGGCGGCTGCCGGCCGACACGGTGCCCAGCACCGATCGCCCGTCCGGACGCCCCGAGCTGCCGCCGCTGCCCGACACCATGCTTGCCTCGCTGATCGGGCAGGTGCAGCGAACGCGGCGTCGGCGGCGCAGGATTGCCGTGGCGGTCGGCGCGCTCGCCGTGGCGGCGGCTGCGGTCGCCGTGCTCGTGATCGCCCCGTGGACCCCGCGGGCTTCGGCGCCGCGCCCGGTTGCCCTCGACCAGGTCGTCGCCAGTCCGGTGCACGCCCAGATCCGGCTGGTCTCCGAGCATTGGGGTACCCGGGTGGAGGTGATGTGCCACTACGACCGTCCAGCGCCGCCGAACTCGGCGCCGGAGACCGACCCTAGGGCGGGTGAGGTGTATGACTACACGCTGCGCATCACCGACCGGAGCGGACACAGTTTCTCGGCCGCCTGGTGGAGCGAGCGCTCCGGGGAGTCAACTGCTGACCCGACGGCCAGCGTGAAGCTGCCGATCGCGCAGATCGCCCGGGTCCAGGTGCTCGGTGAGGATGATCGCGTACTGCTGCAATTGGATCGCTAG
- a CDS encoding sigma-70 family RNA polymerase sigma factor produces the protein MADRQAEQMRALHAEYSDALWRYALRLTSDPIRAQDVVQETLLRAWKRPEVLEQSDGPVGAWLYTVARNIVIDDQRSARMRREVSTDAPPEQPTADHADAALDRWLVADALDGLSAEHREVIVECYYRGKTAAEVAAATGIPAGTVKSRLHYGLRAMRLVLQEMGVTS, from the coding sequence GTGGCCGACCGGCAGGCCGAGCAGATGCGGGCGCTGCACGCTGAGTACTCCGACGCCCTGTGGCGCTACGCGCTCCGCCTGACCAGTGACCCGATCCGAGCCCAGGACGTGGTTCAGGAGACGCTGCTGCGGGCCTGGAAGCGCCCGGAGGTGCTGGAGCAGAGCGACGGTCCGGTCGGGGCCTGGCTCTACACCGTCGCCCGCAACATCGTGATCGACGATCAGCGCAGCGCGCGAATGCGCCGCGAGGTCAGCACCGACGCCCCGCCCGAGCAGCCGACCGCAGATCACGCCGACGCCGCGCTGGACCGCTGGTTGGTGGCCGACGCGCTGGACGGGCTCTCGGCCGAACACCGTGAGGTCATCGTCGAGTGCTATTACCGCGGTAAGACGGCGGCCGAGGTGGCGGCGGCGACCGGGATACCCGCGGGCACCGTGAAATCGCGGCTGCACTATGGCCTGCGGGCGATGCGGCTCGTACTACAGGAGATGGGGGTGACCAGTTAG
- a CDS encoding Rieske (2Fe-2S) protein produces the protein MTATEISRRTVLRTGAAGALGLGATAVVAACSSSGSAAAPSSASSSAAASTSASDSASDSASASAPTSDDSTAAASSAGGGTPSGTKVAALSAVPVGGSAAATLDGAPIVLCQKTAGTVVGFSAICTHQGCTVAPSGTKYDCPCHGSSFDAATGQVLGGPAQSPLPALKVTVADGAIYAEKA, from the coding sequence TTGACTGCCACCGAGATCAGCCGCCGAACCGTTCTACGTACCGGCGCCGCCGGTGCCCTAGGCCTCGGCGCCACCGCCGTGGTCGCCGCCTGCAGTTCCTCCGGTTCGGCGGCGGCCCCCTCCTCGGCCTCCTCTTCGGCCGCCGCTTCGACCTCCGCTTCAGACTCCGCTTCAGACTCCGCTTCAGCGTCAGCGCCGACCAGCGACGACTCCACGGCGGCCGCCTCCTCGGCCGGTGGCGGCACGCCCAGCGGGACGAAGGTCGCGGCGCTGTCGGCCGTGCCGGTGGGCGGGTCGGCCGCAGCGACGCTGGACGGAGCCCCGATCGTGCTCTGCCAGAAGACCGCCGGGACGGTGGTCGGGTTCAGCGCGATCTGCACTCACCAGGGCTGCACCGTGGCACCGAGCGGCACCAAGTACGACTGCCCTTGCCACGGATCGAGTTTCGACGCGGCCACCGGTCAGGTGCTGGGTGGTCCGGCTCAGAGTCCGCTACCCGCCCTCAAGGTGACCGTCGCCGACGGCGCGATCTACGCCGAGAAGGCCTGA
- a CDS encoding DUF2231 domain-containing protein yields MGPTEIGGLPAHILIVHVVIVMVPLAALLTVLSAAWPAARRKLGILTLIAALAALISVPLATHAGEWLKARVGATPLVERHADLADGLLPWVIGLFVVAAGQWAYHRFYANAPAASRRGAGTAITVTIAALAVIASVGAVVEVYRIGESGSKAVWTGSFSADPKSGS; encoded by the coding sequence GTGGGGCCGACCGAGATCGGCGGCCTGCCGGCGCACATCCTGATCGTGCATGTCGTGATCGTCATGGTCCCGCTGGCGGCACTGCTGACCGTACTGAGCGCGGCCTGGCCGGCGGCGCGGCGCAAGCTGGGCATCCTGACCCTCATCGCTGCCCTCGCCGCGCTCATCTCGGTACCGCTCGCCACGCACGCCGGTGAGTGGCTGAAGGCCCGCGTCGGGGCGACGCCGCTGGTCGAGCGGCACGCCGACCTGGCCGATGGGCTGCTCCCGTGGGTGATCGGACTCTTCGTGGTGGCGGCCGGACAGTGGGCCTATCACCGCTTCTACGCCAACGCCCCGGCGGCGAGCAGGCGAGGAGCCGGAACCGCGATCACGGTGACGATCGCCGCGCTGGCGGTGATCGCTTCGGTGGGGGCGGTGGTCGAGGTCTATCGAATCGGTGAGTCAGGTTCGAAGGCGGTCTGGACCGGGTCCTTCAGCGCCGATCCGAAGTCGGGTAGCTAA
- a CDS encoding cutinase family protein, with protein MRFLVASATVLVSVGALGCAATTATASTASTATATATATATATATATATATASQRCATATVFVARGTYEPGLLGSVVGDRLAATLNSRRDGFAFEPVDYPASYFFASSTLIGATALVREITSALTACPHQQVVLSGYSQGAVVVDDVLGWDFTQALFGGPASSRLPAWAASHISAVVTFGNPMALFDRHIGGRYASRAKEYCASGDPICQPFGLNLAAHVSYGSDTGDAASFILARTSI; from the coding sequence ATGAGATTCCTCGTCGCGAGCGCGACCGTGCTCGTGTCCGTCGGCGCGCTCGGCTGCGCCGCCACCACCGCCACCGCCAGCACGGCCAGCACCGCCACCGCCACCGCCACCGCCACCGCCACCGCCACCGCCACCGCCACCGCCACCGCCACCGCCAGCCAGCGCTGTGCCACCGCTACCGTCTTCGTCGCCCGCGGCACCTACGAACCAGGCCTGCTCGGCAGCGTCGTCGGGGACCGCCTCGCGGCCACACTCAACTCGCGCCGAGACGGGTTCGCGTTTGAACCCGTCGACTACCCGGCCAGCTACTTCTTCGCCTCGTCGACGTTGATCGGCGCCACGGCCCTGGTCAGGGAGATCACCTCGGCCCTCACCGCCTGTCCCCACCAGCAGGTCGTCCTCTCCGGCTACTCGCAGGGCGCGGTGGTGGTCGACGACGTGCTCGGCTGGGACTTCACGCAGGCCCTCTTCGGCGGCCCGGCCTCGAGCCGACTGCCGGCTTGGGCCGCGTCTCACATCTCCGCCGTGGTGACCTTCGGCAACCCAATGGCGCTCTTCGACCGGCACATCGGCGGCCGGTACGCCAGCCGGGCCAAGGAGTACTGCGCCTCCGGCGATCCGATCTGTCAGCCATTCGGACTGAATCTGGCGGCCCACGTCTCCTATGGCAGCGACACCGGCGACGCCGCTTCGTTCATCCTGGCCCGCACCTCGATCTGA